Proteins encoded in a region of the Anopheles ziemanni chromosome 2, idAnoZiCoDA_A2_x.2, whole genome shotgun sequence genome:
- the LOC131294620 gene encoding ATP-dependent RNA helicase DHX33, translating into MDSGLSSRNSTFSGGNQHSRSYGKQDTVKLQRNALPIYSVRKSLMDLVRKSSTIIVLGETGSGKTTQMPQFIYDAGLNGNKLIGITQPRRVAAITVAKWVAKEMGTNLGDLVGYAVRFEDVTSDNTHVKYMTDGILCREALSDRLLRNYNVIVLDEVHERTVATDVLLGIVKKAQQLRASQRLPPLKVVIMSATMDCDHFASYFSDCPIVYLQGRTYQVKVYQMVEKMHYIEACLKTVIEIHQTHPLGDVLVFLTGQEEIDSTVNKMRRLAKNLPLDLPKLAVYPMYAALPQNQQLDVFNPAQPNVRKVIFATNIAETSITIDGIRYVIDCGRAKVRSYDPITGLDMLKVSMISQAQAHQRTGRAGRISDGVCFRTYSKEVYERMDKMTVPEILRCNLAATILNLLVMGVNYKEFDFIDKPPEEAIIGALLELKALNAISSVENPILTPVGSKMAKFPLDPKYSKMLLSAPKYGCLEEMLTVVAMLSGENIFTNSTQKREEKLIAHSKFYDKSGDHITLLNVYNEFKSKAKPRTWCYDNFLHERNLSHAASVREQLSEICKMLDMPSSTCGKDRTPVAKCMLTGLFANIATKQPDHLYLTATNNLKARIHPTSSICGKLRPPVVIYTELVATSFNYLRHVTEIDPAWIDEVVPNVNLPGKAQPIHSDAGFRSFSSYK; encoded by the exons ATGGATTCAGGGCTTTCGAGCCGTAATAGCACCTTCAGTGGAGGTAATCAGCATTCCCGGTCCTATGGCAAACAGGACACGGTGAAGCTACAGCGTAACGCTTTGCCCATCTACTCAGTACGGAAATC GTTGATGGATTTGGTACGCAAATCTTCCACGATCATTGTACTCGGTGAAACGGGTAGCGGGAAAACTACCCAAATGCCTCAGTTCATCTACGATGCCGGGCTGAACGGGAATAAGCTGATCGGCATCACACAGCCGCGCCGTGTGGCCGCCATCACAGTGGCGAAGTGGGTAGCTAAGGAAATGGGCACCAATCTGGGCGATCTCGTGGGGTACGCGGTGCGCTTTGAGGATGTGACGTCAGACAACACGCACGTCAAGTACATGACCGATGGTATACTGTGCCGTGAGGCTCTGTCCGATCGGCTACTACGAAACTATAACGTCATCGTACTGGACGAGGTACACGAGCGCACCGTCGCGACCGATGTACTGCTGGGGATAGTGAAAAAGGCACAGCAACTGCGCGCCAGCCAACGCTTGCCCCCGCTGAAAGTCGTCATCATGTCGGCCACAATGGACTGTGACCATTTTGCGAGCTATTTCTCCGACTGCCCCATCGTGTACCTGCAGGGCCGAACGTACCAGGTGAAGGTGTACCAGATGGTTGAAAAGATGCATTACATTGAGGCTTGCCTCAAAACGGTGATCGAAATTCACCAAACGCATCCACTCGGAGATGTTTTAGTGTTTCTTACAGGGCAGGAAGAAATCGATTCGACGGTTAACAAGATGCGGCGCTTAGCAAAG AACCTCCCGTTGGACCTGCCCAAACTCGCAGTGTATCCCATGTATGCGGCGCTTCCACAAAATCAACAGCTCGATGTGTTCAATCCGGCCCAACCAAACGTACGGAAAGTCATATTCGCGACGAATATCGCCGAAACTTCTATTACCATCGATGGAATCCGTTACGTGATCGATTGCGGGCGGGCGAAGGTTCGCTCATACGATCCCATCACCGGACTGGACATGCTTAAAGTGTCCATGATTTCGCAGGCCCAAGCACATCAGCGTACCGGTCGAGCCGGGCGCATTTCGGATGGAGTTTGTTTCCGAACGTACTCCAAAGAGGTGTACGAACGGATGGACAAAATGACGGTACCGGAAATACTCCGATGCAATCTAGCCGCCACCATCCTGAACCTGCTTGTGATGGGCGTTAACTATAAGGAGTTTGATTTCATCGATAAACCACCGGAGGAAGCCATCATCGGTGCGCTGCTCGAGCTGAAAGCGCTGAATGCGATCTCGTCGGTGGAAAATCCAATCCTCACGCCGGTCGGCAGCAAGATGGCAAAGTTCCCGCTCGATCCGAAGTACTCTAAGATGCTGCTTTCCGCCCCAAAATATGGGTGCCTGGAAGAGATGCTCACTGTCGTCGCCATGCTCTCCGGGGAGAACATTTTCACCAACAGTACCCAGAAGCGCGAGGAGAAGCTGATTGCACATTCGAAGTTTTACGACAAATCCGGCGATCACATCACGCTGTTGAACGTGTACAACGAGTTTAAGAGCAAGGCGAAACCGAGAACGTGGTGTTACGACAATTTTCTGCACGAGCGGAATCTCTCCCATGCGGCCTCGGTGCGAGAGCAGCTGAGTGAGATTTGCAAGATGCTCGACATGCCGAGCAGCACCTGCGGTAAGGATCGTACGCCAGTGGCCAAGTGTATGCTGACGGGGCTGTTCGCAAATATTGCCACCAAACAGCCGGATCACCTATACCTGACTGCGACCAACAACCTGAAGGCCCGTATACATCCGACCAGCTCGATCTGTGGCAAGCTGAGGCCACCGGTCGTGATCTACACCGAGCTGGTGGCAACAAGCTTCAACTATCTGCGTCACGTAACCGAAATCGATCCGGCGTGGATCGATGAAGTTGTGCCAAACGTTAACCTTCCCGGCAAGGCCCAGCCAATTCACAGTGACGCCGGGTTTAGGTCCTTTTCTAGTTACAAATGA